The region TTACTGTGCacctacactatatggacaCCTGACTGTCACACCTGTATAAGCTTGTTGGGCTTTGCATTCCACAACCATGGCCATTAATAAGAAGTTGGCCTCCTTTGCAGCCATAACATCCtgaactcttctgggaagctttacACAAGATTTCGGTAATGGTAATTTGTGCCTATTCAGAGCATTTGTGAaatcaggcactgatgttggacgagagccTGGCTCGTAGTCGATGTTTCAATACATCCCAAAGGGGTTGAGCtgagggctctgtgcaggtcactggagctcctacacaccaaactcatcaaaccatgtctttatcaagctcgctttgtgcacagggactcagtcatactggaacaggaaagggtcttccccaaagtctttccacaaagttggaagcatacaactgtcaaaaatgtctgttaatggcattaacattacccttcattAGAACTAAGGGGCTCAAACCCCGATAACCAGCTGCAgtgcattatccctcctccaccaaactttactgttggcactatgcattccagtaTGTAGCCTTCTCCTGGCCATCCATCAAACctagacttgtccatcagactagCAAtgagtgaagtgtgattcatcactccagagagcgtTTCCACACCAGATTCCAGAGTCAGTGTAAACTACACCACTCAGAGCCAACTCTTGGCACTGAGTAGTGATCCTTCGTGAAGCTATGAACAGTATATGTACAGTTCTTGGATCGCGCTTCAGCACTTGCCGGTCCCTCTCTGTGAGTATGCATGGTCTCCCACTTTGCAGCTGAGCTGTTGCTGCTCTTAGATGTTTCCATtgcacaataatagcacttacagttgactggggcagatctagcagagcaaacatttcaaaacctgacttgtggcatcctatgactGTGTGTTaaatgtcactgagctcttcagtacaaacCAGTCTACTGCTATGTTTGTCTGTGGAGATTGCaaggcttgattttatacacctgttggcAGTGGGTGTGGATGAATCACccaaactcaataattaggcAGGGTGTCCACATATAGCGTATACAGTGGTGCTATAAGGTAGGTggggccagagagtggaagtataaagtagtgggtttctaataaagtgaaagACAAGtgttatttaaaacaatttaataaAACAGCCCCATGTATGAACAAACACAGCTACAGTgcagatgttttgttttattcttacAACTCAATGATTGTTCTGAATGGGAAtattaacacaaacacatgatgCTTACACTGCAGCCGGTGGTTGAGTCTGTCGAGGGACTGCAGTAGTTTCTGTTCCTCAAGAGACAGAGCACTAAGGCCAAACACCTGTCCACGctgctgctgatgctgctgTGGGACCATCCTGGACCTCTGCAGCTGAGACACATCctgaccatcaccattcatcacCTCTGGACAGAgcggagagaaggaaagaaggagacAAAGGAATGAAGCACACGTTGTTTAGTTGATTAGAGGGATTAAACTGTTCAGTTAATTCAATAAAGCTCTAATATAttgatgttatattttaaaaggGTATAAATAGTGCATCATGATGCATCAGTCAAAAGGTGGCGATTCAACTGCATTCATCGTAAAACAGAGTTTATTAtgataatattcaataaaggatgaatattatttttttgcaatgATTTTCTTCTGcgattattattgctattaagAAGAGTATTTTTTGccattatcatttttaaaataatcttttaaatattattatttttttgttaaaaatgaagTTCTCAGGCTATCATCAAACGTAAACATCCATCAATAATGAAAGCTTTTTAGTTGCCGATATCCCACTGAACTGACCGTTTGCTAAATTCTACAGTGTCCCGCCTCCCCTTAGTTACTGTTGCCATGTTAGTCAAGCTCAGGCTACAGATGTGTCACTGCGGAGTCTCATTTTCAATCATGCCAAAAACATCTTCTGTTGacaattacatgtttttgaCGTTCTGACTGGCTATTTCATGAAACTTCCATGAGATTGTTGTGACTGAGTTGCAAGTGAGTTGCAGGACGTTTTCCATTTTGCAACTCAACTAAAGCTGCATGAAAGTTTTGcagtgtaaagccagccttgtGTTAACACACAAGTTCAGTAGCACAAAGggaaatgtgaacatttcaaatgttctgGTTCACTGGCTTTAGagcatgtgtcaggctccagtcctggCGGGCCAAAatactgcagacttcagcacactgccaaAAAAAGCCAACAGCAGCGGTGGGTATATCCCAACAAAAAATCTCAATGTCTCAGTAACttgtcatgtgcccttgagcatcaattacagcttgacgTCTCATGCTATTCACAAGTCGactcattgtctgctgaggcatggcatcccactcttcttgaagggtggccctcaggtcattgaggttctggggtacagagttacgagcctctacactgtgactcagctgatcccataggttttctatgggattcaggtgtGGAGAAAATGCAGGCCACTGcatttgaggtaccccagtctccagcagccgttccctaatgatggGACcttgaagatgaaattaggcctgtgttgttcatgcagaggcacaatgactggattaatgatgttattcagtagtatAGGCtggtcactgtaccattcacaaagtgtacggcagttctgtattgactagacacacctgcccacactgtaacactaccaccaccaccaccttgccgttaagctccttgttagagaacagcaagctgtgcaaaaagtactgaaacattgaacagctggacatgtgcattcaaaggtttagagaaggtcacattaatttcacctgtaaaggttagagtgcattttaggttcatcctgaaatttcacccgaaatatatatatacacacttatttttaattaataaattttataactataaattttgtttatgtatgtgcTATCTTATTTTCTCAGATGTGCAAAATTTACATACGacagtttatctagaataacTTTTACAGTAGCATACAATACCTTCATCATGCACTGTTTGGTCAGCTTTGCTTGAGTACATGCTTATTGGTACCGTAGCCTAGAGGATCAAAAATATTGAggaaaattaaaaaagcaaGCAGTTTGGGTTGAACACAATCACAAACCTACAAACATTACATGAAGTACTCTATCCATTACTGCAATGAAGATACAGCTACTAAAGGAATCTCTTCATTGGGCATAGTCAAACTAGATGGTTTTTGCTGTAATTGCTGTAACTATAATAATTTGATCATAATCCACTTGACCTGAAGTTTGTAGTGTTCATGGATTACCTATTTTTTATTCAAGCACAGTAGAAACAGGTAAGCAGACTACACAGCTTAAATACCTGACACACCTGGAAAAGCCCTGTATACCTGTACTTGAGAAAGTAAAGATATCCAAGTAtctcatgtacttgagttaaagtagagatacccaaggtaaaatttTACTCCAGtcaaagtagaagttcctccctttagacctccacttgagtaaagtatgaaagtatttgccttcaaatgtacaaaagtatcaaaagtaaaagtactaaaagattgattatggctctgatgtcctgcacaaaacactgaaggcaaacagtttccatcagggagaaccaagTGGCTACAaaattacctcagaataaacCAAAGTtttgtttaagtttaagtttaataaaaactggctttaaactcaggatcacaaatgagctcctttactatgttgatctgtaggtctctgttcataaacataaaccagcccaaactgatttactgtaaaatgaaatggtgtttgtatgaattcagaaaaaagccacgtcagtcacgactgcatatgtggacatatttctatattgtgctctatttacacaaagttaggttagttcatcatttatgttgaacagactctcccaaaattctacactgctgtgctgatgttgaaccgtgtgctgcactgggtcggtatgaccaacaggtcaaaacaagctctaaacaaagtgaccgctgtgccctgattggtgctcttgctttgcgccTCTTTACTTTTgacgttacatttttatacacagagaaaccaaaaggaacaacagatttctcaaaatgtagtggaggaaaaaggcaaatatctgactttgaaatgtagtggagtgaaagtaaaaagtcgcccaaaatggaaaaacttcagtacagacacagaaaaactacttaagtatagtaataaattacatttgctTTGTTACACCACTAATACCTGATAAAGAAACTTTTGTTTCCGGTCTCCTCCGGCTGTGGCTTGAACTCTGCCATGATCCACATGCACTCTGTTTTTCACAATATTGTTCTCCACAGTGGGTCTTCTCACTGGAGTCCTCACTGATTGGCACACCACAAAAAACGGAAATTCTGCTAAGAAAGGATCCTTTTCATCTCATAATTAGGCATGCGTCAAGTTCTGAAAAGACCTTTTCACCTCCAAGAACAACTCCAGGTCAGCAAATAGCATTCAAAAGAAGTAATGTTCTGAAAATAGCCTCAGTCCCTGTGTTAAGATCACAAGTGAGAAACTTATTGTGTAGCACAGCTGGCCTCTGTCCTAAATGTCCCAAACGAACCTGAAATGGTCAGTTTACAATATATCACCACAGAATTTTAGGTCTTTGGAGAGCTTCTACAAGGATGTCTTTGAAAACACTAGTAATATCTCGTGGTTTGAACCTTACCGTTGGAGGGGGAGAGGAAAAAGCCACCCATTCTTGTGACAGCTTTGACGCCACTGAGCAGGCTATCTCCATTGATGGTAACATGGGACAAATTGGCACGGCCTTGAGGCAAAGCAGACAACGAGCCATTGTGAGTCAGGAAGCTTCGAGGGTCACCTAAGTCAatttagagagagagcgagagagacagtgagagacacacacacagacacacacatacagagacacacagagagagagagagcaaacacAAGATGAGAGTTCATGAGAAAAATATGGCTTCAATAtacagtagtgtgcaaaagtcagagaccaccaaaaaaaaccagaaaacatatttcttaGTATTTTGTGTGTTCGCCCACTTTTcgggagactcactttcagtttgtctcaaagaaatctgcagggatatttttccacacttctaaagttcagtcttagaagttggctgcattttctgctgctcaCAATGTTCCAGCataatttttcttcttttttgtctatttcctattctccttttctcagtgaggttcttcttgaaccgctacacatcctttcagacccatagcactaagttgtcttctcacagtggaaggatggacagaaacacctgtggatggtttcagatctgaagcagcttgattttctcctctctctcaaagacgaaagctttcagtgctgtttatctgatgggggcagttttggtggtgttttttctgcttgttcGAATCCCATTTCCTCTATTTCTGAACTTCagatttggagaaaaaaaaaacttttttctctaattttcctttgactttcttctccttatgcaagtggattattaaGACAGATTATCTGCTCCCCTGAGAAACATCTATTGAAAAACGAATatgaggctgttttgactggaaattaaataaatgaggggtggtctctgacttttgcacaacactgtatgtttgtgtgcttCAACAATCaattcaaaggttctttaaaggagAATCTCATTGattgttcaaattttctgtatgattaaatgcttaaaatataaagtaattcagagtgttttgatgtgaaatgccccCTTGTACAGAaatttaccaagtcagaatcgttcacagtggtggtgacaggaaccagacatctgaagaggtTAATGGCtgtaaaagttccctcacagaaagttgttgcacagaatgattatgaatatgctgcctgagacattgctttattacagttttgtgaaggttttggactaaaacgtaTATATTTTTGTTGCAGAGAGGTGCAgacagggtgctgtgaggcaaaacagcACCCAAAGGAAAGCTATTTTTCAGAttaaccactattttaccatcagcaACATTACACATATAAACTCAGAGGACGTGCAGGTCCACTGGTAGTTTTGCACAGtagataaaatggctatgtttgtgttgtagacatcaagaccccttgttcctatcaccaccacagtaaagaaattggagtttctctacaattaaccatttcatacTTAACCCACTCAAGAGTCTTTATGTctcaatgatttaattatgcagaattttgaaaaataggtggaattcccctttaactctaacataacataaaatgaCTCTAAAGGAATAAAACCTCCATCATTATATGGATCCATTTCAGCAATGCAGTAATCCCATAAGTGGTGCACTGCTGTACAAGGGGCCAAAGCAAACAGACCCAACTGATCCAACTCTGAAAAGAACTTTTCCCAAAGACTCTAGAAAAATACCCCCAAAGAATCTTGAGCAAAGCTGCTGAACATGCCGACACACAAAGAGCACTCAGTTTCTTCAAGAGCCCCGCGCCTGACTATATGATGAGGTGCAATGAGAGCTCAGGGAGAGGCAGCAGATTGTAAGCCTGTTAGTGTTGGATTATGTTGCTGGAATGTGCCGTATGTGCAGTGAGGAGAGGATGACTCTTTTTTTCAACAACAGGTGAATGCTACTGTCTGGGTCTGTTACAATAAGAGTTCATTTGGCCTAAATTGAAGTAAAAATGGGGTCAGTATGCAAGGTCTCTGAACATTTGTAAAGTACACAAGTCCACAGTaacagcatatcactgctgtcggaagaaaaccttgcatgtccatttttcagtttttaacatattttgaaaatgcctgttgtcctttctgttgtctgtaaatttcatggcagatggaccaaaagaaatgacccaaaattacttggaaaaaattctggttccattgacttacattaaaagtacagtatgtttttttttccttttcctgtaaagttaccattttgagataaaaggttttgttctgacagcagtgatatgccaTATGTAACAGTGGCATTTTTCAGACTGAATTCAAAAGCAGATGCACAATATTATCATtatcacacacagagagaaagagagagaaagagagagaacaaatacAAGATGAGAGGTCAGGAGAAAAATATGGCTTCAttatacagtaatgtgcaaaattcagagaccaccaaaaaattacaaacatatttcttagtatttagtgtgtttgcccacttttcaggagactcacatttcagtttctctcaaagaaatctgcatggaTATTAATCCACacttctaaagttcagtcttagaagttggctgcattttctgcttctcacaatgtTCCAGTGTAATTTTTCTTCTTAGTATCAGCAAATAATTGCTTAAAAATGACTgccatcagacagatgtttagatttatagcagttctggccacgcaagctgactGGTTGAGAGGCATCctaaccgtgctgttatttcaccacatcacaggtttttcacaaacactgtatcactccactgagacgccgttgctaagcaatgactttgaccgctgtaggagatgctcaagccatttgaacatttttacttcttacagaaaacggacacttttaagatcacatttgaccgacagccaacttggtcagactctgaagatgagacgacactaaattcccaaactgtcagttggtctgtgtggagctggagaacgaactgcccactgtgcagcgagtgggcggagctcattactctgatgtagcaatgAGCTGACTGTTAAGGAACTGCGGACATTAAACATAGTAAACGATCCAGTttaatagaacactcaaggtcgtgtgttatcgctattaaatatttttattaaacctGTGTCTACCACAGTTGTTGGCTTCATtaaacctcttattctccagggtgtattttggtttgtccatctgaatttacacgtCCAGATCGtaaagcaaattattcagtaactgcatgaaataaatgcaaattttttattcctttttgtaaaagttcccaTTTTactaacagaaaatgtgtttatgatCACATATATTGCTATATTTattgctgaaagccaaaaatcttaaatGCTCTacgttttattttataaaaataaattttacagagcagatcactgaaaagatgctgtctgtttatagtttcagatgtgtggaaaaatggcttgactttcagtagaaaaaaaagagttcagcttcttttattataagggtttaaaatgacatcaccatctatttgactggaaagaaaagcctcatacgacgcccagcttctaaATGTagcttataaaatatgaaagttatgaagaacatgacgaagtgcgttttggaaccatcagtggtctcaaggagttgaaaaggttaatATGGTGTGTAGCCTCCCTCTGCAAAGATAACAGCTCTGAATCTTCTTCTATAAAGCTAAATGAGACTGGAGGATACATGGCAAAGCATCTGCGATCCTTTGtccatacagaacctctccagataCTTTAGACTCTGAGGGTCTACACTGTGGACTCTCCTCTTCAACTCATTCCACAGGTTTTCTATGGTGTTTAAGTTAAGGAACTGGACTGGCCATGGCAAAACTTTGATTATGTGGTCAGTGAAcgatttttgttttgattttcaggtttgctttggatcattgtcctgctggaagacccagccataGCCCAAATTAAGCTGAGGCAGTCAGGTTTTGATTTAAAATCTGCTAGTACTTGATGGAATCTGTGATATCATGTATCTGAACAAGCTGTCCAAGACCTTTGAGAGAAAAACAGGCCCATATTATCACAGCTCCAACCCCCATACTTAACAGTGGGGAGGAGGTACTTTTCTGCAATGCTATCTTTGCATCTATGCCAAACTCACCTATGGTATTTGTTGCCAAaaatcttggtctcatctgaccagggTCCCACTGTAATTTTCAGTAATGTCTGACATGCTGCAGGCACCCCAAAACAACTTATGGTTAAGTAGGTGAGGTTTTATTGTAGTTTGGGAGACATTCTGACCCCAAGACATAATGTCTGCAAATCCCCAACTGTAGAGATTCTTTCTCgaaccatcctcctcactgtccATGGGGTCAGTATAGACATGTCCTCTTCCTGGCAGATTCTTAACATCTCCAGTTGTTTCAAGCTTCTTAATCATTGCCTGGATAGTGGAAATGGACATTTTCAACTTTTAaactattttcttgtagccattacCTGATATGTGCATCTCAACAACCTTTTGTGCTGCattctctggtctttctcataGTGATGAGTGACTAAAGGAATTTGGCCTGTGCACCACCTCATACTTATAAcccagtgaaacaggaagtAATGATCattgttgtgctggtctgagtggatcagactgtgctgctggagtttttaaacacctcagtgtcactgctggactgagaatagtccaccaaccaaaaatatccagccatcagCGTCCTgtaggcagcgtcctgtgaccactgatgaaggactagaggatgaccaacacaaactgtaccaATACTgtagcaaccacatagcaacattctagcaaccacctgagataatATTAAAGTACCACAGGAACAATGCTTTAGCAATGACTTGGGATAAAAATGCCTAGCCACTCCCTAGAAACCACCTGaaacacaacagcaacaacCTGTCAACCAGGATACCTATAATCAGGATACTTGCCAACAACCCAAAATACAATAGTAACCACAATAACCACCAGCAATATACTACTGTCTAACAACCGCCAAAAAAGACCATAGCaatatagcaaccacctaaggCACTATtaagataccatagcaaccgctTAACAACACCTTAAAAACCAATACACTAGCAACAACTTAACAACCAAATAACAACTACCTAACAATCGCCAAAAAGACCATAGCATGAAAGCAACCACACAACAACACTCTAGGAACCATCTAAGATACTATTAAGATACCATAACAAtgtcttagcaaccacttgggataacatGGCAACTTACTAGtcacaccctagcaaccacctgaaatgcAACAGCATCAACCTAGCAACGACCCTGGATACATATAACCTGGACACTTTAGCAACAACCCAAAATACCATAGTATCCACTTAGCAATACACTAGCAACAGCCTAACACCCAAATAATAGATGCCTAACAGCCGCCAAAAATAAAACCATAGCAACATTCTAGCaactctgcattttcttcagcaAGTGTAGTTTTCTACTAAtttgcactatatatatatagtatatacacacacacatacatacacatatatatacatatacatacacacacacacacacacacacacacatatatatatatatatatatatatatatatatttttttttctttttcttaggaACCTTATCCAAAATGTCCTGTTTGTGCTATGTTCATGTGGCCTAGGCCAACTTTCATAGAGCATACATCtgtaaaactgtataaaaaataatgtgtatCAGTGTACTGTGAGGCAGCCTGAAGCTTGGCCTACGTTACCCTCTTTGCTGGCTAAGGCACTGCGAACTCCATGCCACAGCAGTGAGATCTCCTCGTCCGTTGGCGTGCGATCCAGGCAGATGCCGTTCTCTCCACACTGGAGCGGCCGCCTGGCACTCCCCATCTGGGCCTCTGGCTGGCAGAGGGCATAGATGCCTTTAGACATGGTCTCGTATGCGTAGGCATAGGAGGGTGGCACTGGGGCCAGTACAGCACCATCAATTTTCAGCACATGATGCTGAGATACAGGCTGGCTGTCTgggttttctgctttgctatTGGGACAGTTGTTGTTACAGGCCGCCTTGGTGATATAAATGGTGGGCTCAACTGCATTGGCTTCTAAAACCTCACATTTGGGAGGAGGTCGAGGAACCATGGCCTTCCCTTGAGTTCGGGCAACACGCTGTGCCTCACTAGCCGACTGAGGTCTAATCATGGTACCTTTCCTGGCCCGAGATGATATGGTGCCTGAAACGGTCCTGGCTGAGCGGACCCTGCGGGGAATATGTGAACTAGCAACACGAGCACCTGGCCTCTGTGGCTTGGGTTCCTCTGTGGTTTCCTCCTGGGGTCTCACGTCTGCCCAGGCTTGTCTGGTGGAACTGGGTCCAACAGACACCTTTGGTATTCCAGTTGGTGCATTCATATACCCAGAGTTATGTAATTCCCGCTGGTGGTCCACCGAAGGCTGTTGAGATAGAGGAGTTGGTTTGCTTTTAGCTGGTGCCTGCTTGCTTAGGTCTTTCTTCATTCTCTCCTCACACTCCTCCTCATTGCCATTTAGCTCATCAAACCAGCGGAGTTTCTTTTTCATGCTCTTGTCACTCTCAGGCTCTCTGGCTTTCACCCTGGTCAGCTCCATACTGTCCCTAATAGACATGGCTACTTGTTTGGGGAACACAAAGTGGCCTGAGGTGTAAGTGAATTTGGTATCTCCCACAACATACTTGGAGTTCTTCTTCAGTATTCCTTTGAGGAACTGCACATCACCACATTTAGGGGCAGGACAGCTGGTTGCACCCTTTGTTAATATCCTGTCTGGttcctctgctgttttgcaaGACTTGGAAGGCACTCCTCTATCACTGCATTCATCTGGTAGATTGCAGGCGTCCACTCTTTTGCATTTCTCCTCATAGCTCTCAGGTTGAGTTTCCCTCTGGAGGGCGGTACAGTCTGGTTTCTTCTTACACGACTCAAAAGAACCCTCTGATTCTACTGGTTGTAAGGCTAGATTGCCAAAATGAGAAGAAGCTGTGTTCACATCAGCAGCAGTGCTGGATGAAGCCTGGAAAAaactgtctctgtgtctgcatcTCCCAGTTAGCTGATCAGCTTGTGTCTCCGATGGACATTTAGCATATTTCTCCTCCAGCATTTTTCCCTGCAACTTTGATTCCTGAGTCAGACTCTTGAATGCTTGAGGTGTGCTATGTGGCACAGTGCATGTTTTGCTGTGGGTGACTACGATGCTTTTGTCTCTCAAAATTTTCTCTGGAGCAGCATTTTCAAAACAGCCGTTAGCCGTATGTCCTGAACAAGCTGCTAGGTTCTGCTGAGCTTGCACATTTTGGCAGCTGAGAGTAGACTGGGTGTCTATCTTCTGATAgccttctgattggtcagtcaGGTTGCATTGCTCCACTGCTTGTGTGAGATCCCATAGATTCTGGTCTTCATCTGCTGACCCATCATCCTCCCTGGGTGAAAGAGATGGGGAACTAGGACTGGGGCTGCCCTGCTGACTTAATACTTCCTTTAGGAAGCTCTTTATTGGACTGTGGTCAGATGATGCACACAGGTGGTTTTGTTGCTGTGGTCTTGTGACATCCTTGACCTCTAGAGGATCCAGAGAGGAACTGGAGCAGGCAGGGCTATTGTCATGACCCTGCTGAAGGACCTCATTCTCCAGGCTGTCCAGGCTAGACAGGCTTTCTGAACGGCTAGCTGGAGTGTCTTGGGGGTCCTGTAATCAATATAACAAGATTTGATATGACTACGGTACAAGataattattcatattttaaattctttaaacATTTGTAAAGGCTTGCTTGTGCaaggtttgttgttgtttggttttttaaaaaggggaatactgcccatttttcaaaatgtatccataattaacttgttttgatgtcaacaGAGTCAGcgttctgatgtgaaatggtgtacTGTAGAGAAACCTAAAGACTGTGATAGCATTTGGGGTTATAGAGTATATCacccaaatatagccatttcatatTC is a window of Pygocentrus nattereri isolate fPygNat1 chromosome 7, fPygNat1.pri, whole genome shotgun sequence DNA encoding:
- the cep126 gene encoding centrosomal protein of 126 kDa isoform X1; the protein is MQVLKETLFYSNFRPCLEVEDDDDRELLVQEQKSCRARARKFSSETNRRRKVLEERRRQWDVQEQRLREKILQQRKQRVQDATERFQRAHLPLSQRRRPVSGKRAPNLEEALMHIHGTLHSPFLSSASAINRSCTPSPKPPGGSSGPRSLRAVSAAEAYAKLMQERSLSDFKSNQLLSFNQLQETEDQQQACPQDPQDTPASRSESLSSLDSLENEVLQQGHDNSPACSSSSLDPLEVKDVTRPQQQNHLCASSDHSPIKSFLKEVLSQQGSPSPSSPSLSPREDDGSADEDQNLWDLTQAVEQCNLTDQSEGYQKIDTQSTLSCQNVQAQQNLAACSGHTANGCFENAAPEKILRDKSIVVTHSKTCTVPHSTPQAFKSLTQESKLQGKMLEEKYAKCPSETQADQLTGRCRHRDSFFQASSSTAADVNTASSHFGNLALQPVESEGSFESCKKKPDCTALQRETQPESYEEKCKRVDACNLPDECSDRGVPSKSCKTAEEPDRILTKGATSCPAPKCGDVQFLKGILKKNSKYVVGDTKFTYTSGHFVFPKQVAMSIRDSMELTRVKAREPESDKSMKKKLRWFDELNGNEEECEERMKKDLSKQAPAKSKPTPLSQQPSVDHQRELHNSGYMNAPTGIPKVSVGPSSTRQAWADVRPQEETTEEPKPQRPGARVASSHIPRRVRSARTVSGTISSRARKGTMIRPQSASEAQRVARTQGKAMVPRPPPKCEVLEANAVEPTIYITKAACNNNCPNSKAENPDSQPVSQHHVLKIDGAVLAPVPPSYAYAYETMSKGIYALCQPEAQMGSARRPLQCGENGICLDRTPTDEEISLLWHGVRSALASKEGDPRSFLTHNGSLSALPQGRANLSHVTINGDSLLSGVKAVTRMGGFFLSPSNVRTPVRRPTVENNIVKNRVHVDHGRVQATAGGDRKQKFLYQATVPISMYSSKADQTVHDEEVMNGDGQDVSQLQRSRMVPQQHQQQRGQVFGLSALSLEEQKLLQSLDRLNHRLQYVQDMTAGNTALKGIFALECNNQSPQTSEVLGTTQRRYQTGSAENRTHSYRRY
- the cep126 gene encoding centrosomal protein of 126 kDa isoform X2; translated protein: MHIHGTLHSPFLSSASAINRSCTPSPKPPGGSSGPRSLRAVSAAEAYAKLMQERSLSDFKSNQLLSFNQLQETEDQQQACPQDPQDTPASRSESLSSLDSLENEVLQQGHDNSPACSSSSLDPLEVKDVTRPQQQNHLCASSDHSPIKSFLKEVLSQQGSPSPSSPSLSPREDDGSADEDQNLWDLTQAVEQCNLTDQSEGYQKIDTQSTLSCQNVQAQQNLAACSGHTANGCFENAAPEKILRDKSIVVTHSKTCTVPHSTPQAFKSLTQESKLQGKMLEEKYAKCPSETQADQLTGRCRHRDSFFQASSSTAADVNTASSHFGNLALQPVESEGSFESCKKKPDCTALQRETQPESYEEKCKRVDACNLPDECSDRGVPSKSCKTAEEPDRILTKGATSCPAPKCGDVQFLKGILKKNSKYVVGDTKFTYTSGHFVFPKQVAMSIRDSMELTRVKAREPESDKSMKKKLRWFDELNGNEEECEERMKKDLSKQAPAKSKPTPLSQQPSVDHQRELHNSGYMNAPTGIPKVSVGPSSTRQAWADVRPQEETTEEPKPQRPGARVASSHIPRRVRSARTVSGTISSRARKGTMIRPQSASEAQRVARTQGKAMVPRPPPKCEVLEANAVEPTIYITKAACNNNCPNSKAENPDSQPVSQHHVLKIDGAVLAPVPPSYAYAYETMSKGIYALCQPEAQMGSARRPLQCGENGICLDRTPTDEEISLLWHGVRSALASKEGDPRSFLTHNGSLSALPQGRANLSHVTINGDSLLSGVKAVTRMGGFFLSPSNVRTPVRRPTVENNIVKNRVHVDHGRVQATAGGDRKQKFLYQATVPISMYSSKADQTVHDEEVMNGDGQDVSQLQRSRMVPQQHQQQRGQVFGLSALSLEEQKLLQSLDRLNHRLQYVQDMTAGNTALKGIFALECNNQSPQTSEVLGTTQRRYQTGSAENRTHSYRRY